A genome region from Geodermatophilus bullaregiensis includes the following:
- a CDS encoding ArsA-related P-loop ATPase, whose product MSSQPLPVRCHVVTGKGGTGKTTVAAALALALAAGGRTVLLVECEGRQGIAQLFDTPPLPYEERRVAVTRNGGELRALAIDVEEALLEYLEMFYNLRRAGRALRKMGAVDFATTIAPGLRDVLITGKIKEAVTRRENGRPVYDAVVVDAPPTGRITRFLNVTGEMAGLARSGPIKTQSDGVMAVLRSPQTAVHLVTLLEDMPVQETADAIGELTQVGLPVGSVVVNMATEPVLPSASLARAAEGRLTGADLAPGLTAAGLPADDALADALAAEAVEHAQRWAAQDALRTRVESLGRPTVELPLLAAPIDLGCLFELAGRLEDHLGAEVAA is encoded by the coding sequence GTGAGCTCCCAGCCCCTCCCCGTGCGCTGCCACGTCGTGACCGGCAAGGGCGGCACGGGCAAGACGACCGTGGCCGCCGCCCTGGCCCTCGCCCTGGCCGCCGGGGGACGCACCGTCCTGCTCGTCGAGTGCGAGGGCCGCCAGGGCATCGCGCAGCTGTTCGACACGCCACCGCTGCCCTACGAGGAGCGCCGGGTCGCGGTCACCCGCAACGGCGGCGAGCTGCGCGCCCTGGCGATCGACGTCGAGGAGGCCCTGCTCGAGTACCTCGAGATGTTCTACAACCTCCGGCGGGCCGGCCGGGCGCTGCGCAAGATGGGCGCGGTCGACTTCGCCACCACCATCGCCCCGGGCCTGCGCGACGTCCTGATCACCGGGAAGATCAAGGAGGCGGTCACCCGCCGCGAGAACGGCCGTCCGGTCTACGACGCCGTCGTGGTCGACGCCCCGCCGACCGGGCGGATCACCCGGTTCCTCAACGTCACCGGCGAGATGGCCGGCCTGGCCCGCTCCGGGCCGATCAAGACCCAGAGCGACGGCGTGATGGCGGTGCTGCGCTCCCCGCAGACGGCGGTGCACCTGGTCACCCTGCTCGAGGACATGCCGGTGCAGGAGACCGCCGACGCCATCGGCGAGCTCACCCAGGTGGGCCTGCCGGTGGGCTCGGTCGTCGTCAACATGGCCACCGAGCCGGTGCTGCCGTCCGCGAGCCTGGCCCGGGCCGCCGAGGGGCGGCTCACCGGCGCCGACCTCGCGCCGGGACTGACCGCGGCCGGGCTCCCGGCCGACGACGCGCTGGCCGACGCGCTGGCCGCCGAGGCCGTCGAGCACGCCCAGCGGTGGGCCGCCCAGGACGCGCTGCGCACCCGGGTGGAGTCGCTGGGACGGCCGACGGTGGAGCTGCCGCTGCTGGCCGCCCCGATCGACCTCGGCTGCCTGTTCGAGCTGGCCGGCCGCCTCGAGGACCACCTCGGTGCGGAGGTGGCCGCGTGA
- a CDS encoding RidA family protein: protein MTQAQGTPTQSWKARLAELGIRLPPVAAPVASYVPAVRSGQLVFTSGQLPFVDGGLRRTGKVGGSVDPEDAAADAKLCALNALAAVDELVGLDSVARVVRVVGYVASAEGFTGQPRVVNGASELLGKVFGEAGRHARSAIGVAELPLGAPVEVELTVELR, encoded by the coding sequence ATGACCCAGGCCCAGGGGACGCCGACCCAGAGCTGGAAGGCGCGGCTGGCCGAGCTCGGCATCCGGCTGCCCCCGGTGGCGGCGCCCGTCGCCTCCTACGTGCCGGCCGTGCGCAGCGGGCAGCTGGTCTTCACCTCCGGCCAGCTGCCCTTCGTCGACGGCGGGCTGCGGCGCACCGGCAAGGTCGGCGGCTCGGTCGACCCGGAGGACGCCGCCGCCGACGCGAAGCTGTGCGCGCTCAACGCGCTGGCCGCCGTCGACGAGCTGGTCGGCCTGGACTCGGTGGCCCGCGTGGTGCGCGTGGTCGGCTACGTGGCCAGCGCCGAGGGCTTCACCGGCCAGCCGCGGGTGGTCAACGGCGCCAGCGAGCTGCTCGGCAAGGTGTTCGGCGAGGCCGGCCGGCACGCCCGCAGCGCCATCGGCGTCGCCGAGCTGCCGCTCGGCGCCCCGGTCGAGGTCGAGCTCACCGTCGAACTGCGCTGA
- a CDS encoding NUDIX hydrolase: MTTAIRPAATVLLLRDGATGLEVHLLRRTRGMPFAGGMTAYPGGGVDPRDGDTDVAWVGPAPAVWADSLGCDERCARELVCAAVRETFEEAGVLLAGAPAGSEGPDVVPDVSGDEWEAQRQALLTRELSLAELLAARGLALRSDLLRPFAHWITPPQETRRYDTRFFAAALPAGQEARDVSGEADEASWLTPEAALAEMRAGTRPMLPPTIHTLDQLAAFPDVASALAGSPPAPLSPITPTFADEPDGRWAVLPDGTRIRLVVPLPS; encoded by the coding sequence ATGACCACGGCGATCCGGCCGGCGGCGACGGTCCTGCTGCTGCGCGACGGCGCCACGGGCCTGGAGGTGCACCTGCTCCGGCGCACGAGGGGCATGCCCTTCGCCGGCGGGATGACCGCCTACCCCGGTGGGGGCGTCGACCCGCGCGACGGCGACACCGACGTCGCGTGGGTGGGGCCGGCGCCGGCCGTGTGGGCCGACTCGCTGGGCTGCGACGAGCGCTGTGCCCGGGAGCTGGTCTGCGCCGCCGTCCGGGAGACCTTCGAGGAGGCCGGCGTCCTGCTGGCCGGGGCGCCCGCCGGGTCGGAGGGGCCGGACGTCGTCCCCGACGTCTCCGGGGACGAGTGGGAGGCGCAGCGGCAGGCGCTGCTGACGCGGGAGCTGTCGCTCGCCGAGCTGTTGGCCGCCCGCGGGCTGGCACTGCGCTCGGACCTGCTGCGGCCCTTCGCGCACTGGATCACCCCGCCGCAGGAGACGCGCCGCTACGACACCCGCTTCTTCGCCGCGGCGCTGCCGGCCGGGCAGGAGGCCCGCGACGTCTCCGGCGAGGCCGACGAGGCCAGCTGGCTGACGCCGGAGGCCGCGCTGGCCGAGATGCGCGCCGGCACGCGGCCGATGCTGCCGCCGACGATCCACACCCTCGACCAGCTCGCCGCGTTCCCCGACGTCGCCTCGGCGCTGGCCGGCTCGCCGCCGGCCCCGCTGAGCCCGATCACGCCGACGTTCGCCGACGAGCCCGACGGCCGCTGGGCCGTGCTGCCCGACGGCACCCGGATCCGCCTGGTCGTGCCGCTCCCCTCGTGA
- a CDS encoding Crp/Fnr family transcriptional regulator — MVDEVLAQSGIFQGLSEEAVGPVASRLETITLPRGRVVFNEGEPGDSLYIVLSGKIKLSRRAPDGRENVLAVMGPSDQFGELSVFDPGPRTATATAVTDVRLAKMPQSVLRPWIEAHPEIGEQLLRVLARRLRRTNDSVADLIFTDVPGRVAKALLQMADRFGSREADGLRVKHDLTQEELAQLVGASRETVNKALADFVHRGWIQLQGKSVVVLDEDRLRRRAR, encoded by the coding sequence GTGGTGGACGAGGTGCTGGCCCAGTCCGGGATCTTCCAGGGGCTCTCGGAGGAGGCCGTCGGCCCCGTCGCCAGCCGTCTGGAGACGATCACCCTGCCCCGCGGCCGGGTCGTGTTCAACGAGGGTGAGCCCGGCGACAGCCTCTACATCGTGCTGAGCGGCAAGATCAAGCTGTCCCGCCGCGCCCCCGACGGCCGCGAGAACGTGCTCGCCGTCATGGGTCCCTCCGACCAGTTCGGCGAGCTGTCGGTCTTCGACCCCGGCCCGCGCACGGCCACGGCCACGGCGGTGACCGACGTCCGGCTGGCGAAGATGCCGCAGTCGGTGCTGCGCCCGTGGATCGAGGCGCACCCCGAGATCGGGGAGCAGCTGCTGCGGGTGCTGGCCCGCCGCCTGCGGCGCACCAACGACTCGGTGGCCGACCTGATCTTCACCGACGTCCCCGGCCGCGTGGCCAAGGCGCTCCTGCAGATGGCCGACCGCTTCGGCAGCCGCGAGGCCGACGGTCTGCGGGTCAAGCACGACCTCACCCAGGAGGAGCTGGCCCAGCTGGTCGGCGCCTCCCGCGAGACGGTGAACAAGGCGCTGGCCGACTTCGTGCACCGCGGCTGGATCCAGCTGCAGGGCAAGTCGGTCGTCGTCCTCGACGAGGACCGCCTGCGCCGCCGCGCGCGCTGA
- the nth gene encoding endonuclease III, translating to MSSPAYARPAARRAPARRPAAPPFDPDETPLARTRRARRMARELAVIHPDAHCELDFGTPLELLVATVLSAQTTDKTVNKVTPRLFARYPGAAAYAGADRAELEEILRPTGFFRAKATSVIGLGQALVERFDGEVPGRMADLVTLPGVGRKTANVVLGNAFGVPGLTVDTHFGRLVRRFGWTAEEDPVKVEAEVAELVPKRDWTMFSHRVIFHGRRVCHAKKAACGACGLARWCPSYGIGPTDPEAALGLVKTPAASDTE from the coding sequence GTGTCCTCGCCGGCCTACGCGCGCCCTGCGGCGCGCCGTGCTCCCGCCCGCCGCCCGGCCGCCCCGCCGTTCGATCCCGACGAGACGCCGCTGGCCCGCACCCGCCGCGCCCGCCGGATGGCGCGCGAGCTGGCCGTGATCCACCCCGACGCGCACTGCGAGCTGGACTTCGGCACGCCGCTGGAGCTGCTGGTGGCCACCGTGCTCTCGGCGCAGACCACCGACAAGACGGTGAACAAGGTCACGCCGCGGCTGTTCGCCCGCTACCCCGGCGCGGCCGCCTACGCCGGTGCCGACCGCGCCGAGCTCGAGGAGATCCTCCGGCCCACCGGCTTCTTCCGGGCCAAGGCCACCTCGGTCATCGGCCTCGGGCAGGCGCTGGTCGAGCGGTTCGACGGCGAGGTGCCCGGCCGGATGGCCGACCTCGTCACGCTGCCGGGGGTGGGCCGCAAGACGGCCAACGTCGTGCTGGGCAACGCCTTCGGCGTCCCCGGGCTGACCGTCGACACGCACTTCGGCCGGCTGGTCCGCCGCTTCGGCTGGACCGCCGAGGAGGACCCGGTGAAGGTCGAGGCCGAGGTCGCCGAGCTGGTGCCCAAGCGCGACTGGACGATGTTCAGCCACCGCGTGATCTTCCACGGCCGGCGGGTCTGCCACGCGAAGAAGGCCGCGTGCGGGGCCTGCGGACTGGCCCGCTGGTGTCCGTCCTACGGCATCGGCCCCACCGACCCCGAGGCGGCGCTCGGGCTGGTCAAGACGCCCGCGGCGTCGGACACCGAGTGA
- a CDS encoding TlpA family protein disulfide reductase, whose amino-acid sequence MSTGDRGDARRRAAALLGLGLLLSACTSSEADEVQAVERATVAGTDTDLAACPDQPDEPAADSDLSAVPPIECFTGGTLDLGLAQGVPTVLNLWASWCQPCREELPWVQQLAGLAGDRVRVVGVVSQDGVPQAASFADDAGVTLPGAFDGQGDVAAALGLRGLPHTVFLTADGSVAFVRTGQVTSLDELRALVAEHLGVQL is encoded by the coding sequence GTGAGCACCGGGGACCGGGGGGACGCGAGGCGGCGGGCGGCCGCGCTGCTCGGGCTCGGCCTGCTCCTGTCGGCCTGCACCTCGTCGGAGGCCGACGAGGTGCAGGCCGTGGAGCGCGCCACGGTCGCGGGCACGGACACCGACCTCGCGGCCTGCCCGGACCAGCCCGACGAGCCGGCCGCGGACAGCGACCTGTCGGCGGTGCCGCCGATCGAGTGCTTCACCGGGGGCACCCTGGACCTGGGGCTCGCGCAGGGCGTGCCCACCGTGCTGAACCTGTGGGCCAGTTGGTGCCAGCCGTGCCGTGAGGAGCTGCCCTGGGTGCAGCAGCTCGCCGGCCTCGCCGGCGACCGCGTCCGGGTGGTGGGGGTCGTCAGCCAGGACGGCGTCCCCCAGGCGGCCTCCTTCGCCGACGACGCCGGCGTGACGCTCCCCGGCGCCTTCGACGGGCAGGGGGACGTCGCCGCGGCGCTGGGTCTGCGGGGGTTGCCGCACACCGTGTTCCTCACCGCCGACGGGTCGGTCGCCTTCGTGCGGACGGGTCAGGTGACCTCGCTCGACGAGCTGCGGGCGCTGGTCGCCGAGCACCTCGGGGTGCAGCTGTGA
- a CDS encoding NUDIX hydrolase yields the protein MTGVLAGVDLTGLPDHVRRLLEAGPDLPLRHRTPRPSATARRSAVLILFGEGPRGADVLLIEKSPRLRTHAGQPAFPGGGADPGEEYPVGTALREAQEEAGIDPAGVRVLATLPELFLGPSDNLVVPVVAWWDDPRDVTVGDPREVARVARVPLAELADPANRFRVRHSSGYVGPAFGVAGMVVWGFTAGLLDAVLEAAGLARPWDVRDVRPLEAAGARPAVVPGSLGEGGAEDAAAPTVADPPPDGGPASTVPSR from the coding sequence GTGACCGGCGTGCTGGCCGGGGTCGACCTCACCGGCCTGCCGGACCACGTGCGCCGCCTGCTCGAGGCCGGTCCCGACCTCCCGCTGCGCCACCGCACGCCGCGTCCCAGTGCCACCGCGCGCCGCTCGGCGGTGCTGATCCTCTTCGGCGAGGGACCGCGCGGCGCCGACGTCCTGCTCATCGAGAAGTCCCCGCGGCTGCGGACGCACGCCGGTCAGCCGGCCTTCCCCGGGGGCGGCGCCGACCCGGGCGAGGAGTACCCCGTGGGCACCGCGCTGCGCGAGGCGCAGGAGGAGGCCGGCATCGACCCGGCCGGCGTGCGGGTGCTCGCGACGCTGCCGGAGCTGTTCCTCGGCCCCTCCGACAACCTCGTCGTCCCCGTCGTGGCGTGGTGGGACGACCCGCGGGACGTCACCGTGGGCGACCCGCGGGAGGTCGCGCGGGTGGCCCGGGTGCCGCTGGCCGAGCTCGCCGACCCGGCCAACCGCTTCCGCGTGCGGCACTCCTCGGGCTACGTCGGCCCGGCCTTCGGGGTGGCCGGGATGGTCGTCTGGGGCTTCACCGCCGGGCTGCTCGACGCGGTGCTCGAGGCCGCCGGGCTGGCGCGGCCGTGGGACGTCCGCGACGTGCGGCCGCTGGAGGCCGCCGGTGCGCGGCCGGCCGTGGTACCCGGCTCGCTGGGCGAGGGCGGTGCCGAGGACGCCGCCGCGCCGACGGTGGCGGACCCCCCGCCCGACGGCGGTCCGGCAAGTACCGTTCCCTCGCGATGA
- a CDS encoding cupredoxin domain-containing protein, which yields MSGTRGRAGRVPALLCGVLLTAGGLAGCGSEGGPGAAGTSAQPSDPSAGTVTTAEDGVQEVTIESPDDYVFVPDTFTVAPGRVRLTVTSTAEQMTHNFRFRPDAGPEPIAEEIPLLAPGESRTIEFEVTVPGEHPFDCTFHVQLGQSGVMTVSG from the coding sequence ATGAGCGGGACGAGGGGACGGGCCGGGCGCGTCCCGGCGCTGCTGTGCGGCGTGCTGCTGACCGCCGGCGGACTGGCCGGCTGCGGCAGCGAGGGCGGCCCGGGCGCGGCCGGCACCTCGGCGCAGCCCTCGGACCCGTCGGCCGGCACGGTGACCACCGCCGAGGACGGGGTCCAGGAGGTCACCATCGAGAGCCCCGACGACTACGTCTTCGTGCCCGACACCTTCACCGTCGCCCCCGGCCGGGTCCGGCTGACCGTGACCAGCACCGCCGAGCAGATGACGCACAACTTCCGCTTCCGCCCGGACGCCGGCCCCGAGCCGATCGCCGAGGAGATCCCGCTGCTGGCGCCGGGGGAGAGCCGCACCATCGAGTTCGAGGTCACCGTGCCGGGCGAGCACCCCTTCGACTGCACCTTCCACGTGCAGTTGGGGCAGTCCGGCGTGATGACGGTCTCGGGCTGA
- a CDS encoding MarP family serine protease has translation MLVDLLLVALALAFAFSGFRQGLLVSATSFLGFLGGAVLGAQLSGPVADRLDGSPVTRVFAALVVVLAGALIGQVLAGAIGRAVRRRVTWEPAEVLDSVTGAVVSAVAVLLVAWMVATPLASAPFPQVAGQVRASALVQVVDRVVPDSVRAVYDSLREAIDRRGLPDVLDPLTPTQVRDVPEPDQALLGSPVVGQVTGSVVKISGVAPSCSRQIDGSGFVYAAGRVMTNAHVLAGVTDPVVLAEGEEYEATPVYVDEEVDVAVLAVPGLPQVPLAFAPQSSGTGDDAIIMGYPGGGDLFVGPARVRDRGDISGPDFRDTRTVEREVYALRGEVRSGNSGGPLFDPAGRVLGVVFASAIDDPLTGYALTAEQVAPAARQGAASTAPVDTGPCE, from the coding sequence GTGCTGGTCGACCTCCTCCTCGTCGCCCTCGCCCTCGCCTTCGCCTTCTCCGGCTTCCGGCAGGGCCTGCTGGTGTCGGCGACCTCCTTCCTCGGCTTCCTCGGCGGGGCGGTGCTCGGCGCGCAGCTGTCGGGCCCGGTCGCCGACCGCCTCGACGGCTCGCCGGTCACCCGCGTGTTCGCGGCGCTGGTCGTCGTCCTCGCCGGGGCACTGATCGGGCAGGTGCTGGCCGGCGCCATCGGGCGGGCGGTGCGCCGGCGGGTCACCTGGGAGCCGGCCGAGGTGCTCGATTCGGTGACCGGCGCCGTGGTCTCGGCGGTGGCGGTGCTGCTCGTGGCGTGGATGGTCGCCACCCCGCTGGCCAGCGCGCCCTTCCCCCAGGTCGCCGGGCAGGTCCGGGCGTCGGCGCTGGTGCAGGTGGTCGACCGGGTGGTCCCCGACAGCGTCCGGGCGGTGTACGACTCGCTGCGGGAGGCGATCGACCGGCGCGGTCTGCCCGACGTCCTCGACCCGCTCACCCCCACCCAGGTGCGCGACGTCCCGGAGCCCGACCAGGCCCTGCTGGGCAGTCCCGTGGTCGGCCAGGTGACCGGCTCGGTGGTGAAGATCAGCGGGGTCGCGCCGTCGTGCTCCCGGCAGATCGACGGCTCCGGCTTCGTCTACGCCGCCGGCCGGGTCATGACCAACGCCCACGTGCTGGCCGGCGTCACCGACCCGGTGGTCCTGGCGGAGGGCGAGGAGTACGAGGCGACGCCGGTCTACGTCGACGAGGAGGTCGACGTCGCGGTGCTCGCCGTCCCCGGCCTGCCGCAGGTGCCGCTGGCCTTCGCGCCGCAGTCCTCGGGCACCGGTGACGACGCGATCATCATGGGCTACCCGGGTGGCGGGGACCTGTTCGTCGGCCCGGCCCGCGTCCGCGACCGCGGCGACATCAGCGGTCCCGACTTCCGCGACACCCGGACCGTCGAGCGCGAGGTGTACGCCCTCCGCGGCGAGGTGCGGTCGGGCAACTCCGGCGGCCCGCTGTTCGACCCCGCCGGCCGCGTGCTCGGTGTCGTCTTCGCCTCGGCGATCGACGACCCGCTCACCGGCTACGCGCTGACCGCCGAGCAGGTCGCCCCCGCCGCCCGCCAGGGCGCGGCGAGCACCGCGCCGGTGGACACCGGCCCCTGCGAGTAG
- a CDS encoding alpha/beta fold hydrolase — protein MHRDASANGVRLHLAEAGEGPLVLLLHGFPQFWWTWRHQLPVLAEAGFRAVAPDLRGYGASDKPPRGYDLPTAASDAAALVRALGERDAVVVGHDWGGLVAWTMAALHPRSVRRLVVVSMAHPRLLRAGLAERAQRRALRHVLGFQLPRLPERRLTRADDDPVADFLRRWAGPAWTHTADFAEAVGHYRSAARIPQAAYGSMEYFRWAGRSQLRPDGLRYARRMAAPVTAPTLQLHGTADPLVLPGTARGSGRYVAGAYEWRELPRVGHFPAEEAATEVTAAIRDWST, from the coding sequence GTGCACCGCGACGCCTCGGCCAACGGCGTCCGGCTGCACCTGGCCGAGGCCGGCGAGGGCCCGCTGGTCCTGCTCCTGCACGGCTTCCCGCAGTTCTGGTGGACCTGGCGCCACCAGCTCCCGGTCCTCGCCGAGGCCGGGTTCCGCGCCGTCGCCCCCGACCTGCGCGGCTACGGCGCCAGCGACAAGCCCCCGCGCGGCTACGACCTGCCCACCGCGGCGAGCGACGCGGCGGCGCTGGTCCGGGCCCTCGGTGAGCGCGACGCCGTCGTCGTCGGGCACGACTGGGGCGGCCTGGTGGCCTGGACGATGGCCGCGCTGCACCCGCGCAGCGTGCGCCGCCTCGTCGTCGTCTCGATGGCCCACCCGCGGCTGCTGCGCGCCGGGCTGGCCGAGCGCGCGCAGCGCCGCGCCCTGCGGCACGTCCTGGGCTTCCAGCTGCCGCGGCTGCCCGAGCGGCGGCTGACCCGCGCCGACGACGACCCGGTCGCCGACTTCCTGCGCCGCTGGGCCGGACCCGCGTGGACGCACACCGCCGACTTCGCCGAGGCGGTCGGGCACTACCGCTCGGCGGCGCGGATCCCGCAGGCGGCCTACGGGTCGATGGAGTACTTCCGCTGGGCCGGCCGGTCCCAGCTGCGTCCCGACGGGCTGCGCTACGCCCGCCGGATGGCCGCGCCGGTCACCGCACCCACCCTGCAGCTGCACGGCACCGCGGACCCCCTCGTGCTGCCCGGCACCGCCCGCGGCTCGGGCCGCTACGTCGCCGGGGCCTACGAGTGGCGGGAACTGCCCCGCGTCGGCCACTTCCCGGCCGAGGAGGCCGCCACCGAGGTCACCGCCGCCATCCGCGACTGGTCCACGTGA
- a CDS encoding phage holin family protein: protein MAHSVSSSTPPAERRTGSAVTTATDPSVGALVQSAMADVSTLIRAEIELAKTEITGSAKKAGVSVGLFAAAGVLLAFAGIYLFVTLAELFTWLGLPRWVSYLIVTVGLLVVAALAGLVGLRMLKKIDKPERTLESLRELPEVMHREAPGQRRRDLPTVSNGRVERRGPDTYLV, encoded by the coding sequence GTGGCCCACAGCGTGTCGTCGTCCACCCCGCCGGCCGAGCGGCGTACCGGCTCGGCCGTCACCACCGCCACCGACCCCTCCGTGGGGGCGCTGGTGCAGAGCGCGATGGCCGACGTCTCCACGCTGATCCGCGCGGAGATCGAGCTGGCCAAGACCGAGATCACCGGCTCGGCGAAGAAGGCCGGCGTCAGCGTCGGCCTGTTCGCCGCCGCGGGCGTGCTGCTCGCCTTCGCCGGCATCTACCTGTTCGTGACGCTGGCCGAGCTGTTCACCTGGCTGGGGCTGCCCCGCTGGGTGTCCTACCTGATCGTCACCGTCGGCCTGCTGGTCGTCGCCGCCCTGGCCGGTCTGGTGGGCCTGCGGATGCTCAAGAAGATCGACAAGCCCGAGCGGACGCTCGAGTCGCTGCGCGAGCTGCCCGAGGTCATGCACCGCGAGGCGCCCGGCCAGCGCCGTCGCGACCTGCCGACGGTCAGCAACGGCCGCGTCGAGCGGCGCGGCCCCGACACCTACCTGGTCTGA
- the acs gene encoding acetate--CoA ligase, with translation MSESTVQEGRRFPAPEQLAAQANVGPDVYAQAESDRLAFWETQARRLTWTQEWDQVLDWSNPPFAKWFVGGKLNVAYNCVDRHVEDGHGDQVAYHWEGEPGDTRTITYAQLQDDVCRAANALLELGVQAGDRVAVYMPMIPEAVVAMLACARIGAVHMVVFGGFSADALASRITDSGAVLVITADGGYRRGAPSALKPAVDDAVGRTDSVRNVLVVRRTEQDVEWSEGRDLWWHDVVDRQSAEHTPESFDAEHPLYIMYTSGTTASPKGILHTSGGYLTQVAYSHWATFDLKPDDDVFWTSADIGWVTGHSYIVYGPLANRATSIMYEGTPETPHRGRWFEIIEKYRVSILYTAPTVIRTFMKWGEDVPAGFDLSSLRVLGSVGEPINPEAWLWYHEHIGGGRCPIVDTWWQTETGAHMINPLPGVTSLKPGSAQTPFPGISVKVVDDEGNELGDDSTGLLVLTEPWPAMLRTIWGDDDRYVDTYWSRFGEQVYFAGDGAKKDDDGDIWLLGRVDDVMNVSGHRISTTEVESSLVAHPTVAEAAVVGASDPTTGQGIVAFVILRGAAEDSGDELVQQLRSHVAKDIGPIAKPRQIMVVQELPKTRSGKIMRRLLRDIAENRELGDVTTLTDSSVMNLIKDKLPASSSSDD, from the coding sequence GTGAGCGAGTCGACCGTGCAGGAGGGCCGCCGCTTCCCGGCGCCGGAGCAGCTGGCCGCCCAGGCGAACGTCGGCCCGGACGTCTACGCGCAGGCCGAGAGCGACCGGCTGGCCTTCTGGGAGACCCAGGCGCGCCGGCTGACCTGGACGCAGGAGTGGGACCAGGTCCTCGACTGGTCCAACCCGCCGTTCGCCAAGTGGTTCGTCGGCGGCAAGCTCAACGTCGCCTACAACTGCGTGGACCGGCACGTCGAGGACGGCCACGGCGACCAGGTCGCCTACCACTGGGAGGGCGAGCCCGGCGACACCCGGACCATCACCTACGCCCAGCTCCAGGACGACGTCTGCCGGGCCGCCAACGCCCTGCTCGAGCTCGGCGTGCAGGCCGGCGACCGGGTCGCCGTCTACATGCCGATGATCCCCGAGGCGGTCGTCGCGATGCTGGCCTGCGCCCGCATCGGCGCCGTCCACATGGTGGTCTTCGGCGGCTTCTCCGCCGACGCGCTGGCCAGCCGGATCACCGACTCCGGCGCCGTCCTCGTGATCACCGCGGACGGCGGTTACCGGCGCGGGGCGCCCAGCGCGCTCAAGCCCGCGGTCGACGACGCGGTCGGCCGCACCGACAGCGTCCGCAACGTGCTGGTGGTCCGGCGCACCGAGCAGGACGTGGAGTGGTCCGAGGGCCGCGACCTGTGGTGGCACGACGTCGTCGACCGGCAGTCGGCCGAGCACACGCCCGAGTCCTTCGACGCCGAGCACCCGCTCTACATCATGTACACCTCGGGGACGACGGCGTCGCCCAAGGGCATCCTGCACACCTCCGGCGGCTACCTCACCCAGGTCGCCTACTCGCACTGGGCGACCTTCGACCTCAAGCCCGACGACGACGTCTTCTGGACCTCGGCCGACATCGGCTGGGTCACCGGCCACAGCTACATCGTCTACGGGCCGCTGGCCAACCGGGCCACCTCGATCATGTACGAGGGGACGCCGGAGACCCCGCACCGCGGCCGCTGGTTCGAGATCATCGAGAAGTACCGGGTGAGCATCCTCTACACCGCACCGACGGTGATCCGCACGTTCATGAAGTGGGGCGAGGACGTCCCGGCCGGCTTCGACCTCAGCAGCCTGCGGGTGCTCGGCTCGGTCGGTGAGCCGATCAACCCCGAGGCCTGGCTCTGGTACCACGAGCACATCGGCGGCGGCCGCTGCCCGATCGTGGACACCTGGTGGCAGACCGAGACCGGCGCGCACATGATCAACCCGCTGCCCGGCGTCACCTCGCTCAAGCCCGGCTCCGCGCAGACGCCCTTCCCCGGCATCTCGGTGAAGGTCGTCGACGACGAGGGCAACGAGCTCGGCGACGACTCCACCGGCCTGCTGGTGCTCACCGAGCCGTGGCCGGCGATGCTGCGCACCATCTGGGGCGACGACGACCGCTACGTCGACACCTACTGGTCGCGGTTCGGCGAGCAGGTCTACTTCGCCGGCGACGGCGCCAAGAAGGACGACGACGGCGACATCTGGCTGCTCGGCCGGGTCGACGACGTCATGAACGTCTCGGGGCACCGCATCTCCACCACCGAGGTCGAGTCCTCGCTGGTCGCGCACCCCACGGTCGCCGAGGCCGCGGTCGTGGGCGCCAGCGACCCGACCACCGGGCAGGGCATCGTCGCCTTCGTCATCCTCCGCGGCGCCGCCGAGGACTCCGGCGACGAGCTGGTGCAGCAGCTGCGCAGCCACGTGGCCAAGGACATCGGCCCGATCGCCAAGCCGCGTCAGATCATGGTCGTGCAGGAGCTGCCCAAGACCCGCTCGGGCAAGATCATGCGCCGGCTGCTGCGCGACATCGCGGAGAACCGCGAGCTCGGCGACGTCACCACCCTCACCGACTCCTCGGTGATGAACCTGATCAAGGACAAGCTGCCGGCCAGCTCCTCGTCCGACGACTGA